The following coding sequences are from one Candidatus Zixiibacteriota bacterium window:
- a CDS encoding amidohydrolase produces MTTKRLLFNARVHTQAGGLVVDSLVLSKNRIVAVGSNLQRDPDFASYPQIDMSGLTITPGLVDAHTHFFYMALSYGRVWLQGLTSAEACLEQIRGHTSGLGKNEWVVGEGFELDRFTKRVELTRQMLDSVTAGRPAVILSKDQHTVWVNSRALKLAGITSRTRQPSGGRIGLGSDGQPNGLLYEGPAAGPVFDLIGSPSSRQIDRFYRRALDTAYRAGVTGVHSFDGPEGFEYFAQLAEKGRLGLRINYYPPALMIEQLRRSGVRYGVGDEFLRVAGVKIFSDGSLGSQTALCFNKYPGSDSRGIEVTSTEKLKKLAKAAARLGLPCAIHAIGDLAVSNVLDAFEAAPRLKSGGRHRIEHLQLVRRKDIARLKELGVVGSMQPSHCPSDIDLVARYWSTRGRNAYIFRTLLERGVPLAFGSDAPIEPLNPLAGIAAAVQRSRPGKRNVFYPEERITAEAALHGFTAGPAFAVGQEYCRGYLLPGYPADLVVLSDDITRVAASKIAGVEVLATMLDGRLMYYRDELKF; encoded by the coding sequence TTGACAACTAAGCGGCTACTTTTCAATGCGCGGGTCCATACCCAGGCGGGTGGGTTGGTCGTTGATTCGTTGGTACTGAGCAAAAATCGGATCGTGGCCGTGGGGAGCAACCTGCAGCGCGATCCGGATTTCGCAAGCTACCCTCAGATAGACATGAGCGGTCTGACAATCACACCCGGGTTGGTCGACGCCCATACACATTTCTTCTACATGGCCTTGTCATACGGCCGCGTTTGGCTTCAGGGATTGACTTCGGCCGAGGCCTGTCTTGAGCAGATTCGCGGGCACACTTCCGGCCTTGGCAAGAATGAATGGGTGGTCGGGGAAGGTTTTGAACTTGATCGTTTCACAAAGCGGGTCGAGTTGACCCGACAGATGCTCGACAGTGTCACCGCCGGTCGCCCGGCCGTGATACTGTCCAAAGATCAGCACACCGTCTGGGTGAACAGTCGTGCTCTTAAGCTGGCCGGTATCACCTCGCGCACCCGGCAGCCATCCGGTGGCAGAATCGGCCTTGGCTCAGACGGCCAACCCAACGGACTGCTGTATGAAGGACCGGCGGCCGGGCCTGTCTTCGATCTTATCGGATCACCTTCGAGCCGCCAAATCGACCGATTCTACCGGCGCGCCCTGGATACGGCCTACCGGGCCGGTGTTACCGGCGTACATTCTTTCGACGGCCCCGAGGGTTTTGAGTACTTCGCCCAACTGGCCGAGAAAGGTCGGCTGGGATTGCGCATCAATTATTATCCTCCGGCGCTGATGATTGAACAGTTGCGGCGAAGCGGCGTGCGATACGGTGTCGGCGACGAGTTTCTTAGAGTGGCCGGGGTGAAGATTTTCTCTGATGGTTCGCTGGGCAGTCAGACCGCGCTATGTTTCAACAAGTATCCCGGCAGCGACAGCCGCGGCATCGAAGTGACTTCAACGGAGAAACTCAAAAAACTGGCAAAAGCGGCCGCTCGGCTTGGCTTGCCTTGTGCCATCCACGCCATCGGAGACCTGGCCGTGTCTAACGTTCTTGACGCCTTCGAGGCAGCGCCCCGGCTGAAATCGGGCGGTCGGCATCGCATCGAACATCTGCAACTGGTCCGCCGCAAAGATATCGCTCGTTTGAAAGAGCTTGGTGTGGTTGGTTCGATGCAACCGTCACACTGCCCGTCCGATATTGACCTGGTGGCCAGGTATTGGTCAACCCGAGGTCGCAATGCATACATCTTCCGAACACTGTTAGAACGCGGCGTCCCGTTGGCCTTTGGTTCCGATGCGCCTATCGAGCCGCTGAATCCATTAGCCGGGATAGCTGCTGCCGTACAAAGATCACGTCCCGGTAAGCGCAACGTCTTTTACCCCGAAGAGCGCATAACGGCTGAGGCGGCACTTCACGGTTTCACTGCCGGGCCGGCTTTTGCTGTCGGCCAGGAATACTGCCGGGGTTACCTGCTGCCGGGCTATCCGGCTGACTTGGTTGTACTATCTGACGATATCACACGGGTGGCAGCTTCGAAAATAGCGGGCGTTGAGGTTCTGGCCACCATGCTGGATGGTCGTCTGATGTATTACCGGGATGAGTTGAAGTTCTGA
- the selB gene encoding selenocysteine-specific translation elongation factor translates to MLVVGTAGHIDHGKSAIVKQLTGSDPDRLPEEKLRGMTIDLGFAFRGDEDNQTIAFVDVPGHERFVKNMIAGVGGIDVVMLVIAADDGWMPQSQEHFQIVRLLGIKNGLIVINKIDLAEADWLDMLEEDVREKVSGTFLAEAPMFRVSAQTGAGFEQLGVYLDGLAGQLTARRDIGKARLYIDRSFVLTGIGGVVTGTLRGGGFSVGQTVGVWPSGVSGKVRSLHANNSDVSTAEPGQRTALTLTGVDKENLTRGGVITDRLDHAYFTRRPVLALSVELLPEAMVSLADRRRILFITGTTELEGEIRILGSKEIKPAESAIVFFRPDQPVYTLVGDRFVIRLPTPMVTLGGGLVLDHLTRFPYRRESDRYDYLKTRLSGSGVDLVLTELTKTIMADSKTLLEHSTLSSGQISAAVKALTKDSLVDSFEDKLFHVEHLNGVMATFEENSKAFLKSKPHLKGLTRDQVGEFSGTDRQQTADLVDWLIHIGKLVKLGDRYNLVGRGMSLKGNIKTAHDEIIAQLKDQPHTPPRLAVLAKEGKDHREAIKFIIESGEGYKCGSEFLFLSDAWQEIVTYIKTTLGATGQLIVSDLKEKFGMSRKFAIPILEETDRLKLTDRDGDIRVKGDRFDN, encoded by the coding sequence ATGCTGGTCGTTGGCACAGCCGGGCATATCGACCACGGCAAGTCGGCCATTGTCAAACAGCTCACCGGCTCCGACCCCGACCGCCTGCCCGAAGAAAAACTGCGCGGTATGACCATTGATCTCGGCTTTGCCTTCCGTGGCGACGAAGATAATCAGACCATAGCTTTCGTTGATGTACCCGGCCATGAGCGCTTTGTCAAAAACATGATTGCCGGGGTGGGCGGTATCGATGTTGTTATGCTGGTGATTGCCGCCGACGATGGCTGGATGCCGCAGAGTCAGGAGCACTTTCAGATCGTCCGACTCCTGGGTATCAAGAACGGCCTCATTGTAATCAACAAAATCGATCTGGCCGAGGCCGATTGGCTGGACATGCTGGAAGAAGATGTACGCGAGAAAGTATCCGGCACTTTTCTGGCCGAGGCGCCTATGTTTCGGGTCAGCGCGCAGACCGGCGCGGGATTTGAGCAGTTGGGTGTCTACCTCGACGGACTGGCCGGCCAATTAACGGCACGGCGCGACATCGGAAAGGCCCGGCTTTACATAGATCGATCATTCGTGCTCACCGGTATCGGCGGCGTGGTGACCGGCACCCTTCGCGGCGGTGGTTTTTCGGTCGGCCAGACGGTGGGCGTATGGCCTTCGGGTGTTAGCGGCAAGGTGCGTTCGTTGCACGCCAATAACAGTGACGTCTCGACCGCCGAACCCGGGCAACGCACCGCCCTGACCCTGACCGGGGTCGACAAAGAGAACCTCACGCGAGGTGGTGTCATCACCGACCGGCTTGACCACGCATACTTCACTCGGCGACCGGTGTTGGCCTTGTCTGTGGAACTCTTACCGGAAGCTATGGTCTCGCTGGCCGACCGTCGAAGAATCCTCTTCATCACCGGCACCACGGAACTTGAAGGGGAGATCAGGATTCTCGGTTCCAAGGAGATCAAGCCGGCCGAGTCGGCCATCGTATTCTTTCGTCCCGACCAACCTGTGTACACGCTGGTCGGTGATCGATTTGTTATTCGCCTGCCGACGCCCATGGTGACCCTTGGCGGTGGCTTGGTTCTGGATCATCTGACCCGCTTCCCATACCGGCGTGAGTCGGATCGGTACGACTATCTCAAAACACGCCTGTCGGGCTCAGGCGTTGATCTGGTGCTCACCGAGTTGACCAAGACAATCATGGCTGATTCGAAAACACTATTGGAGCACTCAACGCTGTCATCCGGTCAGATCTCCGCAGCGGTTAAAGCGCTGACCAAAGACAGCCTGGTCGACAGTTTCGAGGACAAGCTATTCCATGTCGAACATCTAAACGGTGTCATGGCGACTTTTGAAGAGAATAGCAAAGCCTTCCTTAAAAGCAAACCACACCTGAAAGGGTTGACCAGAGATCAGGTTGGCGAGTTCTCCGGCACCGATCGGCAGCAAACAGCCGACCTGGTCGACTGGCTGATCCATATCGGCAAATTGGTGAAACTCGGAGATCGTTACAATCTGGTGGGGCGCGGTATGAGTCTGAAGGGAAACATCAAAACGGCCCACGATGAGATAATCGCCCAATTGAAAGACCAGCCACACACGCCACCTCGGCTGGCCGTGCTGGCCAAGGAGGGCAAGGATCATCGCGAAGCAATCAAGTTCATCATAGAGTCCGGCGAAGGGTACAAGTGCGGCTCGGAGTTTTTGTTTCTATCCGACGCATGGCAGGAGATTGTCACCTATATCAAGACGACGCTCGGCGCGACCGGGCAGTTGATCGTGAGTGACCTCAAAGAGAAGTTCGGCATGTCGCGCAAGTTTGCAATTCCCATTCTTGAGGAAACCGACCGTCTCAAACTGACCGACCGCGATGGTGACATTCGCGTCAAAGGAGATCGATTTGACAACTAA
- the selA gene encoding L-seryl-tRNA(Sec) selenium transferase: MAEKLITKLRDFPAVEELLQRTSLAATIVLVPRPLAAALVKEVIAQAKASLKTKKVKITEASIERDITRAIVGSRRQEITPVINATGIVIHTNLGRAPLAAELFDQVRDAVAGFGNIEYDLAGGARGGRGAACERYLALLSQAESGVVVNNNAAALLLILNSLANRKEVIISRGELVQIGGGFRIPDILKKSGARLREVGSTNITTLEDYQDNVTERTGMILKVHKSNFMQAGFTEEVAVGPLVELGRKFDVPVVNDLGSGVFIPTKKILGHVEPTVQQSVKSGADLTCFSGDKMLGGVQSGLIVGRKAVVEKLKRNPIFRTMRLDKIMVAFLERLLRVYLDGDPCDHVRLWQILAVPEATLYERGRQILDELGQPDGLSVSATSAYVGGGALPETRLPSVGIVFDSKYRPTAMMRDFRALEPPVIGRIEDDRYILDLKAVGENEMTALIRAIRKVTG; this comes from the coding sequence ATGGCCGAAAAACTAATCACCAAACTACGCGATTTCCCCGCCGTCGAAGAACTTCTCCAGCGTACCTCGTTGGCTGCCACTATAGTTTTGGTCCCGCGTCCCCTGGCCGCGGCGCTTGTCAAAGAGGTAATCGCCCAAGCCAAGGCCAGTCTGAAAACCAAAAAGGTGAAGATCACCGAAGCCTCGATAGAAAGAGATATCACCCGAGCTATCGTAGGGTCCCGAAGGCAGGAGATAACACCCGTAATCAACGCCACCGGGATCGTCATCCACACCAACCTGGGACGGGCGCCCCTGGCTGCGGAACTGTTCGATCAAGTCAGGGATGCCGTCGCGGGTTTCGGCAACATCGAATACGATCTGGCTGGTGGCGCCCGCGGCGGTCGGGGCGCGGCTTGTGAGAGGTATCTGGCGTTGTTGTCTCAAGCCGAAAGCGGTGTCGTGGTCAACAACAACGCCGCCGCTCTGCTGCTGATTCTGAACAGCCTGGCCAACCGCAAGGAAGTTATCATCTCTCGCGGCGAGTTGGTCCAGATCGGCGGTGGTTTCCGCATCCCCGACATTCTCAAGAAATCCGGCGCCCGCCTGCGCGAGGTCGGCAGTACCAACATCACCACCCTTGAGGACTACCAGGACAACGTCACCGAGCGCACCGGCATGATTCTGAAAGTCCACAAAAGCAATTTCATGCAAGCCGGGTTTACCGAGGAGGTGGCCGTGGGACCGCTGGTCGAACTTGGCCGCAAGTTTGATGTCCCGGTAGTGAACGATCTTGGCAGCGGTGTGTTCATCCCGACCAAAAAGATTCTCGGTCATGTCGAGCCGACCGTGCAGCAATCGGTCAAAAGTGGCGCCGACCTGACCTGCTTTTCCGGCGACAAGATGCTCGGAGGTGTGCAATCCGGGTTGATCGTCGGTCGCAAGGCAGTGGTCGAAAAACTGAAACGCAATCCAATCTTCAGAACCATGCGGCTGGATAAAATCATGGTGGCCTTTCTTGAGCGTTTGCTTCGGGTCTATTTGGACGGCGATCCGTGCGACCATGTCAGGCTTTGGCAAATTCTGGCCGTGCCCGAGGCGACCTTGTACGAACGGGGCCGACAAATCCTCGACGAGCTCGGCCAACCTGACGGTCTGTCGGTGAGCGCAACCTCTGCTTATGTCGGTGGCGGCGCCCTGCCGGAAACGAGGCTGCCGTCGGTAGGTATCGTCTTTGATTCGAAGTATCGACCTACCGCCATGATGCGCGACTTTCGGGCTTTGGAGCCGCCCGTAATCGGGCGCATAGAAGATGACCGGTATATCCTCGACCTGAAAGCGGTTGGCGAAAACGAGATGACCGCACTCATTCGGGCAATACGCAAGGTGACCGGTTAA
- a CDS encoding M28 family peptidase yields MCQYPQACVTALALAALGFACLTDSVVPPTFDGHRALQCLNRQVSFGPRVPGSEAWRQCREYYTTYFDSLGLSVDSQAFDFVDPYSGATIPLVNLRVIIEGQDPHQPGLLLAAHWDSRPRTDLAVDRSLAALPIDGANDGASGVAVLMELAGLLAAQPPPVKVELLLLDGEDWGRAGHVDYYLLGSREFARRGIRGKYRFAIVLDMVGDKDQQIYREGYSEEYHPELNDMVFDLAKELNITTFHDSVKHHVLDDHLPLNGGGVPAINLIDFDYPYWHTELDTPDKCSAESLENVGKLTTNIIYNSSLWPKN; encoded by the coding sequence ATGTGTCAATACCCTCAAGCGTGTGTGACGGCGTTGGCGCTGGCCGCTTTGGGCTTCGCCTGCCTAACGGACTCAGTCGTCCCTCCAACGTTCGACGGTCACCGTGCTTTGCAATGTCTCAATCGGCAGGTGTCGTTCGGCCCCCGTGTCCCCGGCAGTGAGGCCTGGCGGCAATGTCGAGAGTACTATACAACGTACTTCGACAGTCTCGGTTTGTCCGTCGATTCTCAGGCATTTGACTTCGTTGACCCATATTCTGGTGCGACGATTCCGCTTGTTAATCTCAGAGTCATCATTGAAGGCCAGGACCCACACCAGCCCGGTTTGCTGCTGGCCGCCCACTGGGACAGCCGACCCCGCACCGACCTGGCAGTAGACAGATCATTGGCCGCTTTGCCGATTGACGGCGCCAACGACGGCGCTTCGGGGGTAGCCGTACTCATGGAACTGGCCGGACTACTGGCCGCTCAACCGCCTCCGGTAAAGGTTGAACTGCTCTTGTTGGATGGTGAAGACTGGGGGCGGGCAGGCCATGTGGATTACTACTTATTGGGTTCTCGCGAGTTTGCCCGGCGCGGCATTCGGGGCAAGTACCGCTTTGCAATCGTGCTTGACATGGTTGGCGACAAAGACCAGCAGATATATCGGGAAGGGTATTCCGAGGAGTATCATCCCGAGTTGAACGACATGGTTTTTGATCTGGCCAAAGAACTTAACATTACCACCTTTCACGATTCGGTCAAACATCATGTGCTCGACGATCACCTGCCCCTCAACGGCGGCGGCGTACCGGCCATTAATCTGATTGACTTCGACTATCCTTATTGGCACACCGAACTGGACACACCTGATAAGTGTTCGGCCGAGTCGCTTGAGAACGTCGGCAAGCTAACTACTAATATCATTTATAATTCATCATTATGGCCGAAAAACTAA